The Vicia villosa cultivar HV-30 ecotype Madison, WI linkage group LG1, Vvil1.0, whole genome shotgun sequence genome includes a region encoding these proteins:
- the LOC131603347 gene encoding scopoletin glucosyltransferase-like, with protein MEVERPLKLLMIPFPAPGHMIPLCDIATLFASRGHHVTFITTPSNVHFFTKSFSSEDPSVFRIHTVDFPAQQVGLPSGIEYMSSTIDPDAGGKIYKAAMLLHGPVEDFTKNDPADCIIADCLYPWVNDLATKLRIPSLAFTGFSLFTISLVESLRKNHMLHCDSDSSSFTVTHFPHRITFCTKPPKEFTGSIEMMLDNMLKSNGIIINSFAELDGEECIEHYEKITGQKAWHLGPAYLIRRTIQEKAERGDKSDVSMHEYLSWLNLKRVNSVLYICFGSICYFYDKQLYEIACGIEASGHEFIWVVPEKKGKEDESEEEKEKWLPKGFEERNIEKNKGLIIRGWAPQVMILSHPAVGAFMTHCGWNSSVEAIGAGIPTITWPVHGEQFYNEKLITEVRGIGVEVGATEWCLGGFREREKLVSRESIEKAVRRLMDGGDEAEEIRRRTREFGEKARGAVEEGGSSHKNLLALIDDLKRLRDFKQLK; from the coding sequence ATGGAAGTTGAGCGGCcattgaaacttttgatgattCCATTTCCAGCCCCTGGGCATATGATCCCTCTTTGTGACATAGCGACTCTGTTTGCCTCCCGTGGCCATCATGTTACATTCATCACCACTCCCTCTAATGTCCATTTCTTTACCAAATCTTTCTCCTCCGAGGATCCCTCAGTCTTCCGCATTCACACCGTCGACTTCCCCGCCCAACAAGTTGGCCTCCCTTCCGGCATTGAATATATGTCCTCCACCATTGACCCTGACGCCGGTGGAAAAATCTACAAAGCCGCAATGCTCCTCCATGGACCCGTTGAAGATTTCACGAAGAATGACCCAGCTGACTGTATTATCGCCGACTGCTTATACCCCTGGGTTAATGACTTGGCCACTAAACTTCGGATTCCCTCCCTCGCTTTCACGGGATTCTCCCTCTTTACCATCTCCCTCGTTGAATCCCTCAGAAAAAATCATATGCTTCATTGTGATTCGGATTCAAGTTCATTCACCGTTACACATTTTCCTCATCGTATCACCTTTTGCACAAAACCACCAAAGGAATTCACAGGTTCCATAGAAATGATGCTGGATAATATGCTCAAAAGCAACGGGATTATCATCAACAGCTTCGCTGAACTTGACGGTGAAGAATGCATTGAACACTATGAGAAAATTACAGGTCAAAAAGCTTGGCATCTTGGTCCAGCTTATCTTATTCGCAGAACCATTCAGGAGAAAGCAGAAAGAGGAGACAAGAGCGATGTGAGCATGCATGAGTATCTGAGTTGGCTCAACTTGAAACGAGTTAACTCAGTGTTGTACATATGCTTTGGAAGCATATGCTATTTCTATGATAAACAACTATATGAGATAGCGTGTGGAATAGAAGCATCGGGTCATGAATTTATATGGGTTGTTCCTGAGAAGAAAGGGAAGGAAGATGAgagtgaagaagagaaagaaaagtgGTTGCCGAAGGGATTTGAAGAGAGAAACATTGAGAAGAATAAAGGTTTGATTATTAGGGGTTGGGCACCACAGGTTATGATTCTGAGCCATCCAGCAGTGGGCGCGTTTATGACGCATTGCGGATGGAACTCGTCGGTGGAGGCTATTGGTGCGGGAATTCCGACGATAACATGGCCGGTGCATGGAGAACAATTCTACAATGAGAAACTGATAACTGAAGTGCGAGGGATTGGAGTTGAAGTTGGTGCAACAGAATGGTGTTTGGGCGGTTTTAGGGAGAGGGAGAAGTTGGTGTCGAGGGAAAGCATTGAGAAGGCAGTGAGAAGATTGATGGACGGTGGTGATGAAGCTGAGGAAATCAGACGGCGTACTCGAGAGTTTGGGGAAAAGGCTAGAGGAGCAGTTGAAGAAGGTGGTTCATCCCATAAAAATTTGTTGGCCTTGATTGATGATCTTAAAAGATTGAGAGACTTCAAGCAGCTTAAGTAA